One segment of Desulfosudis oleivorans Hxd3 DNA contains the following:
- a CDS encoding TIGR01777 family oxidoreductase: protein MHILITGSSGFVGTHMTAQLLDMGHTVTGVDRSAGMFRHEKFAYVQADTTSSGPWQESVTAAQVIINLAGVNIFRRWTRAYKQLIYDSRIMTTRRVVEALPADASGITLCNTSAVGYYGDGGDEILTEPGTPGADFLARVCVAWEKEAFEAGKKGARVVATRFGVVMGPGGGALSKMVPAFRLFAGGPLGSGNQWFPWIHIDDLVAAMVFVATHDKVKGPVNFCAPNPVQNADFARTLGRVLNRPAFLKVPKFALKLAAGEVGGLILNSQRAEPEKLMANGFVFRYPELEPALRASV, encoded by the coding sequence ATGCACATCCTCATCACCGGCAGTTCCGGTTTTGTCGGCACCCACATGACGGCACAACTGCTGGACATGGGCCACACGGTCACCGGCGTGGACCGGTCGGCCGGCATGTTCCGCCATGAAAAGTTTGCGTATGTCCAGGCCGACACCACTTCCTCCGGACCGTGGCAGGAGTCCGTGACGGCAGCACAGGTCATCATCAATCTGGCCGGGGTCAATATCTTCCGGCGCTGGACCAGGGCCTATAAGCAGCTGATCTACGACAGCCGCATCATGACCACCCGCCGCGTCGTGGAAGCCCTGCCTGCCGACGCATCGGGCATTACCCTGTGCAACACCTCGGCCGTGGGATACTACGGCGACGGCGGGGATGAGATATTAACGGAACCGGGCACACCCGGCGCCGACTTTCTGGCCAGGGTCTGCGTGGCCTGGGAAAAAGAGGCGTTTGAAGCCGGAAAAAAAGGAGCCCGGGTGGTGGCCACCCGGTTCGGCGTGGTGATGGGGCCGGGCGGCGGAGCCCTGTCCAAAATGGTTCCGGCCTTCCGCCTGTTTGCCGGAGGGCCCCTGGGTTCCGGCAATCAATGGTTTCCCTGGATTCACATTGACGACCTGGTTGCGGCCATGGTGTTTGTGGCCACCCATGACAAGGTAAAGGGACCGGTCAACTTCTGCGCGCCCAACCCGGTTCAGAACGCCGATTTTGCCAGAACCCTCGGCCGTGTCCTGAACCGGCCCGCTTTCTTAAAAGTGCCCAAATTCGCGCTTAAACTGGCGGCCGGTGAAGTGGGGGGGCTGATTCTAAACAGCCAGCGGGCCGAGCCGGAAAAACTCATGGCCAACGGCTTTGTCTTCCGTTACCCGGAGCTGGAGCCGGCCCTGCGGGCATCGGTATAA
- the grxC gene encoding glutaredoxin 3, translated as MIKAIEIYTTGTCPFCIRAKALLDRKKVSYTEFRVDHTPAYVDEAVKRSGGRTTVPQIFIGEVHVGGCDELYALEKEKKLDALLGL; from the coding sequence ATGATCAAGGCGATTGAAATTTACACAACAGGCACCTGTCCTTTCTGTATTCGGGCCAAGGCCCTGCTGGACAGGAAAAAGGTTTCCTATACCGAGTTCCGGGTGGACCATACCCCGGCCTATGTGGATGAAGCCGTGAAACGCAGCGGGGGACGCACCACCGTGCCCCAGATTTTTATCGGCGAGGTTCACGTGGGCGGGTGTGATGAGCTTTACGCCTTGGAAAAGGAGAAAAAACTCGACGCGCTGCTGGGACTATAA
- a CDS encoding glutamate--cysteine ligase GCS2, translating into MVQYPRQNLIEDYAEQLLVRIVEKLAPGAVRTYGFEYEFLAKEPPTSDCVKKMHGCLAEMGFVHDGKYLKNNHGMHVTFEPGGQIEYHSMPLLPGADEEFDATLKEIDTINDAIRWECGVDYTPEPYMPGRGEGPLCLTSERYVNLHKRLAKSGTRGHEMMKGTASIHLHALLLSIDEMPTLFGLMDRLGRSPDFRMGPERRDIWDNTDPTRCGMPYLRPGGDTSAADLARDIVRVGMDAVVLGAEIPYWQTRNPAFESFLYHMTTIFTDVRLNMSAPTLELRTLDVVPGDLFKGKWQRFIDEVESQGGLT; encoded by the coding sequence ATGGTTCAGTACCCGCGGCAAAACCTTATCGAGGACTATGCCGAACAGCTTCTGGTCCGCATTGTTGAAAAGCTTGCGCCCGGTGCTGTACGCACTTACGGGTTTGAATACGAGTTTCTGGCAAAAGAGCCGCCCACGTCGGACTGCGTGAAAAAGATGCACGGGTGTCTTGCCGAGATGGGGTTTGTTCATGATGGCAAGTACCTGAAGAACAACCACGGCATGCATGTCACCTTTGAGCCCGGCGGCCAGATCGAGTACCATAGCATGCCCCTTCTGCCCGGTGCCGATGAAGAATTTGATGCCACTTTAAAAGAGATTGACACCATCAATGATGCCATTCGGTGGGAGTGTGGTGTGGACTACACACCGGAGCCCTATATGCCGGGTCGGGGGGAAGGGCCGCTCTGCCTGACCAGCGAACGGTATGTCAATCTTCACAAAAGGCTGGCAAAAAGCGGCACCCGGGGCCACGAGATGATGAAGGGCACGGCCTCCATTCATCTGCACGCCTTGCTTTTAAGTATTGACGAGATGCCGACCCTGTTCGGCCTGATGGACCGACTGGGCCGAAGCCCGGATTTTCGCATGGGACCGGAGCGCCGGGATATCTGGGACAACACCGATCCCACCCGGTGCGGCATGCCCTACCTGCGGCCCGGCGGGGATACATCCGCTGCCGACCTGGCCCGGGATATCGTGCGGGTGGGCATGGACGCGGTGGTGCTGGGCGCCGAGATTCCCTACTGGCAGACCCGGAACCCGGCCTTTGAATCGTTTTTGTACCACATGACAACCATTTTTACCGATGTGCGGCTCAACATGAGTGCCCCCACCCTGGAGTTGCGCACCCTGGACGTCGTGCCCGGTGATCTGTTCAAGGGAAAGTGGCAAAGGTTTATCGACGAAGTGGAATCACAAGGAGGTTTGACATGA
- a CDS encoding ASKHA domain-containing protein, with protein sequence MGKCVNHPDRDTNYACLKHGTYMCEECLKCRDPELYCKFRSSCPIWFMTKHSGGLDDVGAEEKKECTVTFHPDNQVVTLAAGSTLLDAAKSGDVPLNASCNGKGSCGKCKLVVVSGKVDHPSTPLLTDDEKKTGYVLACQAKLSGDVTVRIPEETLEKKLQVAGMGAEVTDRLKGLVAEITLMHESVSLELAPPTMDDAVSDLDRLNRGLKQQGYDLDRMNMGLRVMRDMASVMRSQNFHVTAHILKKRCSNEVVGLNAGNSAGPGLGLAIDVGTTSIVVYLVDMTDGTVIAATAGHNRQAACGDDVINRIVCSEKDGVKKLRTMALATINGLLNEALFAAGRDRREVTNIALAGNTVMTHLLLGIEPRNIRREPYVPTVSEFPILKAIEVGIKADPDAAVFIMPGPAGYVGGDIVSGLIYTGFHREEAMTLFIDVGTNGEIVLGNNQWLLTASCSAGPAFEGGGVRWGMRAEEGAIEKVAIDEDTMVSEISVVGGKPARGICGSGMIDLISEMLMTGVIQANGKFALDADHPRMAAIGDEKAFVVATADQTSVGQDIVFTESDIDTIIRSKGAVYAGFTVLLRQAGIDFSMLDQVIITGGFGQFLNIEKAITIGLLPDIDRAKFKYMGNSSAAGAYMALLSEKHRKEAVHVCNSMTYVDFSSNNEFMSEFTSALFLPHTNLEDFPSVRRSKRP encoded by the coding sequence ATGGGAAAATGCGTAAACCACCCGGACCGGGATACCAACTATGCCTGCCTGAAGCACGGCACCTATATGTGCGAGGAGTGTCTCAAGTGCCGTGACCCTGAGCTCTATTGCAAGTTCCGGTCGTCATGCCCGATCTGGTTTATGACAAAACACAGCGGCGGACTGGATGATGTTGGCGCTGAGGAGAAGAAGGAGTGTACCGTCACTTTTCACCCCGACAATCAGGTGGTCACCCTGGCGGCCGGCAGCACCCTGCTGGACGCGGCAAAGAGCGGAGATGTGCCATTAAACGCCTCCTGCAACGGCAAGGGCTCCTGCGGCAAGTGCAAGCTGGTGGTGGTTTCCGGTAAGGTGGACCATCCTTCAACGCCGCTGCTTACTGATGATGAAAAGAAAACCGGTTACGTGCTGGCCTGCCAGGCGAAACTTTCCGGGGATGTGACGGTGCGCATTCCCGAGGAGACGCTGGAGAAGAAACTCCAGGTGGCCGGCATGGGCGCCGAGGTGACCGACCGGTTAAAGGGACTGGTTGCGGAGATTACCCTCATGCACGAGTCGGTGTCCCTGGAGCTTGCGCCGCCTACCATGGACGATGCGGTCAGCGACCTGGACCGGCTGAACCGGGGGCTCAAGCAGCAGGGGTATGATCTGGACCGGATGAACATGGGGCTCCGGGTCATGCGGGACATGGCCTCGGTCATGCGCAGCCAGAACTTCCATGTCACGGCCCATATCCTGAAGAAGCGCTGTTCCAATGAGGTGGTGGGTTTAAATGCCGGGAACTCGGCCGGTCCCGGCCTGGGCCTGGCCATTGACGTGGGCACCACCTCCATCGTGGTCTACCTAGTGGATATGACCGATGGCACGGTGATTGCCGCCACCGCCGGGCATAACCGGCAGGCGGCCTGCGGCGATGACGTGATCAACCGGATTGTGTGCTCGGAAAAGGACGGCGTTAAAAAGCTGCGCACCATGGCCCTTGCCACCATCAACGGCCTGTTGAATGAAGCACTGTTTGCCGCGGGCCGGGATCGCCGCGAGGTCACCAACATCGCCCTGGCCGGCAACACCGTCATGACCCACCTGCTGCTGGGCATCGAGCCGCGCAACATCCGGCGTGAACCTTACGTTCCTACCGTTTCGGAGTTTCCCATACTCAAGGCCATCGAAGTGGGGATCAAGGCCGATCCGGACGCGGCGGTGTTTATCATGCCCGGCCCGGCCGGTTACGTGGGTGGTGATATTGTTTCAGGCCTGATCTACACCGGGTTTCACCGGGAAGAGGCCATGACCCTGTTCATCGACGTGGGGACCAACGGCGAGATCGTGCTGGGCAACAACCAGTGGCTGCTTACCGCTTCCTGCTCGGCCGGACCGGCTTTTGAAGGCGGCGGCGTGCGTTGGGGCATGCGGGCCGAGGAGGGAGCCATTGAAAAAGTGGCAATTGACGAAGATACCATGGTGTCTGAAATTTCAGTGGTGGGCGGCAAACCGGCCCGGGGTATCTGCGGGTCGGGCATGATCGACCTGATTTCCGAGATGCTGATGACCGGTGTCATTCAGGCCAACGGCAAATTTGCCCTGGACGCGGACCATCCGCGCATGGCCGCCATCGGCGATGAAAAGGCCTTTGTTGTGGCCACGGCCGACCAGACATCCGTGGGCCAGGATATCGTGTTTACCGAGTCGGACATCGACACCATCATTCGCAGCAAGGGCGCGGTCTATGCCGGCTTCACCGTGCTGCTGCGCCAGGCAGGCATTGATTTTTCCATGCTTGATCAGGTGATCATCACCGGCGGGTTCGGCCAGTTTTTAAACATTGAAAAGGCCATTACCATCGGTCTGCTGCCCGACATCGACCGGGCAAAATTCAAGTACATGGGCAACAGCTCTGCCGCCGGAGCTTACATGGCCCTGCTTTCGGAAAAACACCGCAAGGAGGCGGTTCATGTGTGCAACAGCATGACCTACGTGGATTTTTCCAGCAACAACGAGTTTATGAGCGAATTTACATCAGCGCTTTTTTTACCCCATACGAATCTGGAAGATTTTCCTTCGGTAAGACGCTCAAAAAGGCCTTGA
- a CDS encoding thiolase family protein, with product MRDVYVIGVGMTPFGKHMDKNMKTLAADATNRALEHAGITKDKLQVAVVGNAYQGLVTGQESIRGQVVLRAMGIGGIPVTNVENACCSSATALQVAWMDIALGLHDVALVLGMEKMYMDDREKRLKLFSASADVEVIEMLVQAMKADAERKRKEAEARGETKKEKESKGGSAFMEIYAMGARLHMDKYGLTQRQLAVVSSKNHNHSVNNPYAQYRKPFTVEEVLAAQPIAYPLTLPMCAPVGDGAAAAILCSKKMIKKLGASKPVKILSTVVGGGMDRGFDDPDIGERVAKVAYEAAGVGPEDIDVAEFHDATAFGEVVNTEALGFCPRGEGGIFAEQGHSTLGGKLPINPSGGLESKGHPVGATGAGQIAELVWQLRGEADGRQVEGARIALAENGGGNIGIEEAAMVITILQADF from the coding sequence ATGCGCGATGTATATGTGATCGGCGTGGGCATGACCCCATTTGGCAAGCACATGGACAAGAACATGAAAACCCTGGCCGCCGACGCCACCAACCGGGCACTGGAACATGCCGGTATTACCAAGGATAAGCTCCAGGTGGCTGTTGTCGGCAATGCCTACCAGGGGTTGGTCACCGGCCAGGAGTCGATCCGGGGTCAGGTGGTGCTGCGGGCCATGGGCATCGGCGGCATTCCCGTCACCAACGTGGAAAACGCCTGCTGTTCATCGGCCACCGCGCTTCAGGTGGCGTGGATGGACATTGCCCTGGGCCTTCATGACGTGGCCCTGGTTCTTGGTATGGAAAAAATGTACATGGATGACCGGGAAAAACGGCTCAAGCTCTTTTCCGCCTCTGCCGACGTGGAGGTCATCGAAATGCTGGTCCAGGCCATGAAGGCCGATGCCGAACGCAAGCGCAAGGAGGCCGAGGCCAGGGGAGAAACCAAGAAAGAAAAAGAGTCCAAGGGCGGTAGTGCCTTCATGGAAATATACGCCATGGGAGCCCGGCTGCACATGGACAAGTACGGCCTCACCCAGCGGCAGCTGGCCGTTGTCAGCTCCAAAAACCACAACCACAGTGTGAACAACCCTTATGCCCAGTACCGCAAGCCCTTTACCGTGGAAGAGGTGCTGGCGGCCCAGCCTATTGCCTATCCTCTGACCCTTCCCATGTGCGCGCCGGTGGGCGACGGCGCGGCCGCGGCCATCCTGTGTTCTAAAAAGATGATCAAGAAACTGGGGGCCTCCAAGCCGGTCAAGATCCTGTCCACGGTGGTGGGCGGCGGCATGGACCGGGGCTTTGATGATCCCGACATCGGTGAGCGGGTGGCAAAGGTGGCCTATGAGGCCGCCGGTGTCGGTCCTGAAGATATCGACGTGGCCGAGTTCCACGATGCCACGGCCTTTGGCGAAGTGGTCAACACCGAGGCCCTGGGGTTCTGTCCCAGGGGCGAAGGCGGAATTTTTGCCGAGCAGGGTCACTCAACGCTGGGCGGCAAGCTGCCCATCAATCCCTCCGGCGGCCTGGAGTCCAAGGGCCACCCCGTGGGTGCCACCGGCGCCGGCCAGATCGCCGAGCTGGTGTGGCAGCTGCGGGGCGAGGCTGACGGCCGGCAGGTGGAAGGGGCCCGTATTGCTTTGGCCGAAAACGGCGGCGGCAACATCGGCATCGAAGAAGCGGCCATGGTGATCACCATTCTTCAGGCTGACTTCTGA
- a CDS encoding MBL fold metallo-hydrolase yields the protein MITEQGAMGALMPPVNLYVLAGSDGLVFDTGYGRKAILEHLAKEMERIQAVMAARGTPFAVTRALPSHSHPDHFSGLGYLKKRFGIQSMLTPKMAVNLDPARYRRRALAYWKYDIGLRKKMTLTAYLAVIQSLLLGTTFIDRPDTFVEENSQLTINDEPWQILPAPGHWDDHVALYSEDRGILFSGDTILRSITTWLGPPLSSISAYTQTLERILALPKLDLILSAHGSPIREPRQRIRQILAHRAQRTADVLAVIAQTSGRGATINEIAGALYRDEHAQKRNLADGWIILTLEELAREEKIEAVGNRFFAA from the coding sequence ATGATCACTGAACAAGGGGCCATGGGCGCCCTTATGCCGCCGGTCAACCTCTACGTGCTGGCCGGTTCCGACGGCTTGGTCTTTGACACCGGCTACGGCAGAAAGGCCATTCTGGAACACCTGGCAAAAGAGATGGAACGGATTCAGGCCGTGATGGCCGCCCGGGGCACACCGTTCGCCGTTACCCGGGCCCTTCCCAGCCACTCCCACCCCGACCACTTTTCAGGCCTTGGTTACCTGAAAAAGCGCTTCGGCATCCAGTCCATGCTCACCCCAAAAATGGCCGTCAATCTCGACCCGGCAAGATACCGGCGCCGGGCCCTGGCCTACTGGAAGTATGACATCGGCCTTCGAAAAAAGATGACCCTCACCGCCTACCTGGCCGTTATTCAATCCCTGCTGCTGGGCACCACCTTTATCGACCGGCCCGACACCTTTGTTGAGGAAAACAGTCAACTGACAATCAACGATGAGCCGTGGCAAATACTGCCGGCACCGGGTCACTGGGACGATCATGTCGCCCTGTACAGCGAAGATCGGGGCATTCTTTTTTCCGGCGACACCATTCTGCGCTCCATCACCACCTGGCTGGGTCCGCCCCTGTCGTCCATCTCCGCCTACACGCAAACACTGGAACGAATTCTGGCCCTGCCGAAACTGGACCTGATTTTAAGCGCCCACGGCAGCCCCATCAGAGAACCCCGGCAACGCATTCGCCAGATTCTGGCCCACCGGGCCCAGCGCACCGCCGATGTGCTGGCCGTGATCGCGCAAACCAGCGGCAGGGGGGCCACCATCAATGAAATCGCCGGCGCGCTTTACCGGGATGAGCACGCCCAGAAGCGGAATCTCGCCGACGGCTGGATCATTCTCACGCTGGAGGAGCTGGCAAGGGAAGAAAAAATAGAGGCCGTGGGAAACCGGTTTTTTGCGGCCTGA
- a CDS encoding sigma 54-interacting transcriptional regulator, whose product MNPAPPPAYTEEAARLEVDLARAALETADREAARIHFHNAVARLAAGDRPETSHVLVAATLELSNLNFILGKGFGQTIPFLQAALKAAEHLGDLRSKAMIKLHLGRHYYFSNQRSAAIPFFQQGKTEVEALGDEDIQAGAAEFVGLYHHLQGMFTKAIAYFEAAVERFETTQGPLVPNPSAPMWLGYCAAYLGQFHRAIGTLDYYRRMLLERGDRALAATTRAVLGIVLLELKKNKEAAIHLSGAISEGEKTGNDLALYFARGGMAYYHFAEGRLEEANRYITHAIVEGTTAGLVRQYATPIFLEMGFELYKAGKPIFSETEMQREVMRIMREPNIHLKGVLLRLMAEQRLFLGAEPETVEKDLNASAEYLAQSGTPVQLAKTRFTLMRIHLKRDDPAEARRQARKAWKELAGYGETFFPDDLRHLLAEEPAREPTPEVKEEFLLRFIDIISELMPGPAPDRLFTRLVQATNRYFGAERGALFWFSDTPKQTPALRAACNLTETEIFSNAFRSNLALVFDAWREGRSILVRRGDRSDDPYREKAILCLPFQIEGKPRGVLYHDNAYVTDCFNFLDPAQLNRLVHTLGSYIEHAWDLSRGFEKLRPPLAVPSTVTGTVEIVGESSRIKAVLTQVDQVAPTDSTVLILGETGVGKELVARRIHQQSRRCDMPLIVVDPTAIPEGLVESELFGHEKGAFTGADRQKKGLLELAHQGTLFIDEVGEIPKSIQVKLLRALQEKTIQRLGGTKPLFSDFRLIAATNRDLAGQVAAGRFREDLYYRLNVIPITVPPLRERKQDIVLLAACFLRRHSLRHNRPAMVLSPEVQQRLCAYPWPGNVRELENVIERGVLLSTGDHLELDLPAGHTRPGADPFTDLPTLDELQRRYIHHVLEKTGGKIAGPDGAAKILGMKRTSLYNRMKRLNVRGNR is encoded by the coding sequence ATGAATCCTGCACCCCCGCCTGCCTATACTGAAGAAGCGGCCCGCCTGGAGGTGGACCTGGCCCGGGCGGCCCTTGAAACGGCTGACCGGGAGGCGGCCCGGATCCATTTTCACAACGCGGTGGCCCGGCTTGCCGCCGGGGACCGGCCGGAAACCAGCCATGTGCTGGTGGCAGCCACCCTGGAGCTTTCCAACCTGAACTTTATTCTGGGCAAAGGGTTTGGCCAAACCATCCCCTTTCTCCAGGCGGCCCTGAAAGCGGCCGAACACCTGGGCGACCTTCGCTCAAAGGCCATGATCAAGCTGCACCTGGGCCGGCACTACTATTTTTCCAACCAGCGGTCGGCGGCCATTCCTTTTTTTCAACAGGGCAAAACCGAGGTGGAAGCCCTGGGGGACGAGGACATTCAGGCCGGCGCCGCCGAATTTGTCGGCCTTTACCACCACCTTCAAGGCATGTTCACCAAAGCCATCGCCTACTTTGAAGCCGCGGTGGAACGGTTTGAAACCACTCAGGGGCCCCTGGTACCCAACCCGTCGGCCCCCATGTGGCTGGGCTACTGTGCCGCCTACCTGGGCCAGTTTCACCGGGCCATCGGCACCCTGGACTACTACCGCCGCATGCTCCTGGAACGGGGAGACCGGGCACTTGCGGCCACCACCCGGGCCGTGCTGGGTATTGTCCTGCTGGAACTCAAGAAGAACAAGGAGGCGGCCATTCACCTGTCCGGCGCCATTTCTGAAGGGGAAAAGACCGGCAACGACCTGGCCCTCTATTTTGCCAGGGGCGGCATGGCCTACTACCACTTTGCCGAGGGCCGGCTGGAGGAGGCCAACCGCTACATCACCCACGCCATTGTCGAAGGGACCACCGCCGGCCTGGTCCGGCAGTATGCCACGCCGATTTTTCTGGAGATGGGGTTTGAACTCTACAAGGCGGGCAAGCCCATCTTTTCCGAAACCGAGATGCAGCGGGAAGTGATGCGCATCATGCGGGAACCCAACATTCATTTAAAGGGCGTGCTGCTGCGGCTGATGGCCGAGCAGCGCCTTTTTCTCGGTGCCGAGCCCGAAACCGTTGAAAAGGACCTGAACGCCAGCGCGGAATACCTGGCGCAGTCGGGCACCCCGGTACAACTGGCCAAAACCCGGTTTACCCTGATGCGCATTCACCTGAAGCGGGACGACCCTGCCGAAGCCCGGCGCCAGGCCCGAAAAGCCTGGAAAGAACTGGCCGGCTACGGAGAGACCTTTTTCCCGGACGACCTTCGCCACCTGCTTGCCGAAGAGCCGGCCCGGGAACCGACGCCGGAGGTAAAGGAGGAATTCCTGCTCCGGTTTATCGACATCATTTCCGAGCTCATGCCCGGCCCGGCGCCGGACCGGCTGTTTACCCGGCTGGTGCAGGCCACCAACCGTTACTTCGGCGCGGAACGGGGCGCCCTGTTCTGGTTTTCCGATACGCCGAAACAGACACCGGCCCTGCGTGCCGCCTGCAACCTGACCGAAACCGAGATCTTTTCCAACGCCTTCCGCTCCAATCTGGCCCTGGTGTTTGACGCATGGCGGGAAGGCCGGTCTATCCTGGTACGTCGGGGCGACAGGTCCGACGATCCCTACCGGGAAAAGGCGATTCTCTGCCTTCCCTTTCAAATCGAGGGTAAACCCAGGGGCGTGCTGTACCATGACAACGCCTATGTAACCGACTGTTTCAACTTCCTCGACCCGGCCCAGTTAAACCGGCTGGTCCACACACTGGGCAGCTATATCGAACACGCATGGGATCTTTCCCGGGGATTTGAAAAACTCCGGCCGCCACTGGCCGTGCCCTCCACCGTCACCGGAACGGTGGAGATCGTGGGGGAAAGCAGCCGGATCAAGGCCGTGCTGACCCAGGTGGACCAGGTGGCGCCAACGGACAGCACCGTACTGATCCTGGGTGAAACCGGCGTGGGTAAGGAGCTGGTGGCCCGGCGAATACACCAGCAGAGCCGCCGGTGCGATATGCCCCTGATCGTGGTGGACCCCACCGCCATACCCGAGGGCCTGGTGGAAAGCGAGCTGTTCGGCCATGAAAAAGGGGCTTTCACCGGCGCGGACCGCCAAAAAAAGGGGCTGCTGGAACTGGCCCACCAGGGCACCCTGTTTATCGACGAGGTGGGTGAGATTCCCAAGTCGATCCAGGTCAAGCTGCTGCGGGCGCTCCAGGAAAAGACCATTCAGCGCCTGGGCGGCACCAAGCCCCTTTTCTCCGACTTCCGGCTGATCGCCGCCACCAACCGGGACCTGGCCGGGCAAGTAGCTGCCGGCCGGTTCCGGGAGGACCTCTATTACCGGCTTAACGTCATTCCCATCACGGTGCCGCCCCTGAGGGAACGGAAACAGGACATCGTTCTTCTGGCCGCCTGTTTCCTGCGGCGCCACAGCCTGCGCCACAACCGGCCTGCAATGGTGCTGAGCCCGGAAGTCCAACAACGGCTTTGTGCCTATCCATGGCCGGGCAATGTGCGGGAGCTGGAAAACGTGATTGAGCGCGGGGTACTGCTCTCCACCGGAGACCACCTGGAACTGGACCTGCCCGCGGGCCATACGCGGCCCGGGGCCGATCCGTTTACCGACCTGCCCACCCTTGACGAACTGCAGCGGCGCTATATTCACCACGTGCTTGAAAAAACCGGGGGCAAAATCGCCGGGCCAGACGGGGCCGCCAAAATCCTTGGCATGAAACGCACCAGCCTGTATAACAGAATGAAGCGGCTGAATGTGCGGGGAAACCGGTAA
- a CDS encoding MBL fold metallo-hydrolase produces MKIHYMNCATMFPKLAKWFAPHLATVPSICLLLETGTTCILIDTGFGTRDMADPLRLGPANRLLNARPDIKDTAVYQVEQLGIAPERVTHVICTHLDSDHAGGLSDFSHARVHVLKPEYDAVFSPENSGEKHRYRRCQVEHGPAWVLHDENELSPDPWFGMECIRNISGLPSQIVLVPLPGHTRGHCGVALETEKGWVFHCGDAFYVKHEVTGKTPLGVAFFRAVAHTYRLQAAKQVERLKALVAEAKDRVTLIGSHDPVSYKQFIKKPLQ; encoded by the coding sequence ATGAAAATTCATTATATGAACTGCGCCACCATGTTTCCGAAGCTGGCAAAATGGTTTGCGCCCCATCTTGCCACCGTACCCTCCATCTGTCTGCTGCTGGAAACCGGCACAACCTGCATCCTGATCGACACAGGTTTCGGCACCAGAGACATGGCCGATCCCCTTCGCCTGGGCCCGGCCAATCGCCTGCTCAACGCACGGCCCGACATTAAGGACACGGCCGTCTACCAGGTCGAACAACTGGGCATTGCCCCGGAAAGGGTGACGCATGTCATCTGCACCCACCTGGACAGCGACCATGCCGGCGGACTTTCCGACTTTTCCCATGCCCGGGTACATGTCCTGAAACCGGAATATGATGCCGTGTTTTCACCGGAAAACAGCGGAGAAAAACACCGGTACCGCCGGTGCCAGGTGGAGCATGGTCCGGCCTGGGTCCTGCACGATGAAAACGAGCTGTCGCCGGACCCATGGTTCGGCATGGAGTGCATTCGAAATATTTCCGGCCTTCCTTCTCAAATTGTGCTGGTACCCCTGCCGGGCCACACCCGGGGCCATTGCGGCGTGGCCCTCGAAACCGAAAAGGGCTGGGTATTTCACTGCGGGGACGCCTTCTATGTGAAACATGAGGTTACAGGGAAAACACCCCTGGGCGTCGCCTTTTTCCGGGCTGTGGCCCACACCTACCGGTTACAGGCCGCAAAACAGGTGGAACGGTTAAAAGCCTTGGTGGCTGAAGCGAAAGACCGCGTCACCCTGATCGGCTCCCATGATCCGGTTTCTTATAAACAATTTATCAAAAAACCGTTACAATAG